The following are from one region of the Pirellulales bacterium genome:
- a CDS encoding trypsin-like peptidase domain-containing protein, producing MTHLVLLIGLTLAGAAPAAAALEPPADVLAAEEARVAAMARACATTIAVFDGSGQGGGSGVLVTPDGFALTNFHVVASGGPAFKCGLSDGRLYDAVLVGIDPVGDLALVQLLGRDDFPVAEVADSDVVRVGDWAFAAGNPFLLADDFTPTVTYGMISGVRRYQYPAGTLLEYTDCLQTDAAINPGNSGGPLFDAAGRLIGINGRGSFEKRGRVNVGVGYAISINQAMRFFWHLRSGRIVDHASLGATVATQKDGVVVDDILESSDAFRRGLRYGDQVVRFADRDVTNANALQNVLGTFPPDWLVPLRYRRSGETFDAVVRLAGKHDEAELVSLVQAEAEKPAESPEGEPGPGEPAPDKPPRKRPRAAQPELPAAVAQRYVERRGFANYWYNQQAQRRVWSRYRQLLSFAASDGEEAAASLGYEWRLVGRVAAGGAFRLQTGRDKSEIRLPQGVTGAIFAEDLSGQLSPPGSGGLLAAIHLWQRILDEGLRTFGETVYLGRVPQGPDGTPLDCLRGFYAGVEARFYFSDETGDLVGLESYLRDDADPCQVSFSDFRDVGGRRLPHRWMIRSGGAEFTALEIEQFEVPLASQPAKE from the coding sequence ATGACCCACCTTGTGCTGCTTATCGGCCTGACGCTCGCGGGCGCCGCTCCCGCTGCGGCGGCGCTCGAACCGCCGGCCGACGTGTTGGCTGCCGAAGAGGCCCGCGTCGCGGCAATGGCCCGGGCCTGCGCGACAACCATCGCCGTGTTCGACGGCTCGGGGCAGGGGGGGGGCTCGGGCGTGCTGGTCACGCCCGACGGATTTGCGTTGACCAATTTCCATGTCGTCGCCAGCGGCGGGCCGGCGTTCAAGTGCGGCCTGTCCGACGGGCGGCTCTACGACGCGGTGCTCGTGGGAATCGACCCCGTGGGGGACTTGGCGCTCGTGCAACTCTTGGGGCGAGACGACTTTCCCGTCGCCGAAGTCGCCGACAGCGACGTCGTGCGCGTCGGGGATTGGGCTTTCGCGGCGGGAAACCCGTTCTTGCTGGCTGATGACTTCACCCCCACGGTGACCTACGGCATGATTTCCGGCGTACGGCGATACCAGTACCCGGCCGGCACGCTGTTGGAGTACACCGACTGCCTGCAAACCGACGCGGCGATCAACCCCGGCAACTCCGGCGGACCGCTGTTCGACGCCGCCGGCCGGCTGATCGGCATCAACGGCCGCGGCTCGTTTGAAAAGCGGGGCCGCGTGAACGTGGGGGTCGGCTACGCCATCTCGATCAATCAAGCGATGCGATTCTTCTGGCATCTGCGCAGCGGGCGAATCGTCGATCATGCCTCGCTGGGGGCGACTGTCGCCACGCAGAAAGACGGCGTCGTCGTGGACGACATCCTCGAATCGAGCGACGCCTTCCGCCGCGGGCTCCGCTATGGCGATCAGGTCGTGCGGTTCGCGGATCGTGACGTCACAAACGCCAACGCCCTGCAAAACGTGCTGGGGACGTTCCCGCCCGATTGGCTCGTGCCGCTCCGGTATCGCCGCTCGGGGGAGACGTTCGACGCAGTCGTTCGCCTGGCCGGCAAGCACGACGAGGCGGAGCTCGTGTCGCTGGTGCAGGCCGAGGCGGAGAAGCCCGCCGAGTCTCCGGAAGGCGAGCCGGGCCCCGGCGAACCTGCTCCGGACAAGCCGCCTCGCAAACGCCCGCGAGCCGCCCAGCCTGAACTTCCCGCCGCCGTGGCCCAGCGGTATGTCGAGCGGCGCGGTTTCGCCAACTACTGGTACAACCAACAGGCGCAGCGTCGCGTCTGGTCGCGATATCGACAACTGTTGAGCTTTGCCGCGAGCGACGGAGAGGAAGCGGCTGCGTCGCTCGGCTATGAGTGGCGTCTCGTCGGCCGCGTCGCCGCGGGAGGGGCGTTCCGGCTGCAAACCGGTCGCGACAAGAGCGAAATCCGCCTGCCCCAGGGAGTCACCGGAGCGATCTTCGCCGAAGACCTCTCCGGGCAGTTGAGTCCTCCCGGTTCCGGCGGACTGCTGGCGGCGATTCATCTCTGGCAACGCATCCTCGACGAAGGGCTTCGCACCTTCGGCGAGACGGTTTACCTGGGCCGCGTGCCGCAGGGACCCGACGGGACCCCGCTCGACTGCCTCCGCGGGTTCTACGCCGGGGTGGAGGCGCGATTTTATTTCAGCGACGAAACGGGGGATCTTGTGGGTTTGGAGTCGTATTTGCGCGACGACGCCGATCCGTGCCAAGTTTCCTTCTCCGATTTCCGCGACGTCGGCGGGCGACGGCTCCCGCATCGTTGGATGATTCGCTCGGGGGGGGCGGAGTTCACCGCCCTCGAGATCGAGCAGTTTGAAGTTCCCCTCGCCTCCCAGCCCGCGAAGGAGTGA
- a CDS encoding NPCBM/NEW2 domain-containing protein: MVLRRFASGWFVLLALAGLRCEAATFETLDGRRYEGEVVRWSSNGIDAMTADGDQSLPAASLLAVRLSSKPAGPAAWAEAKLIVVLRDGTTLPASALTIADRTVHIETPWSRESVTVSTRDVELAAFGPLSDPAREAWEKIQNDPLPGDVLLVLKKGGESVDYLAGKVEAVTETEVAFDWDGERVPVKRDKVAAVAFYRGETAPVTEPVCRLRLAGGWSLAAATIVLAEGELAVGTPMGLRLRVPLSAAESADFSAGKLAYLSDLKPLDARWTPLVELPPGATLIANFGKPRFDRAFDGGPLRVVDHGTAGAPSVRAASEDSFPKGLALRSRTQIAYNIPPGMTRFATVAGIDPACAAQGRVELTVYGDDAKLWSGEIAGVAPPQDVVVELAGSRRLRLVVDYGKNLDYGDQLHLLEARFTK; the protein is encoded by the coding sequence ATGGTGCTGCGCCGTTTCGCCTCCGGATGGTTCGTCCTGCTCGCGCTGGCGGGCCTGCGCTGCGAGGCCGCGACCTTTGAAACGCTCGATGGGCGGCGGTACGAGGGAGAAGTCGTGCGGTGGTCCAGCAACGGGATCGATGCCATGACGGCCGATGGCGATCAGTCGCTGCCTGCGGCCTCGCTGCTCGCCGTCCGCTTGTCGTCCAAGCCGGCGGGCCCCGCAGCTTGGGCGGAGGCCAAGCTCATCGTCGTCCTGCGCGACGGCACGACCTTGCCCGCCTCGGCGCTGACGATCGCCGACCGCACGGTGCACATCGAGACGCCGTGGTCCCGCGAGAGCGTGACCGTTTCCACGCGCGACGTGGAACTGGCGGCGTTCGGCCCGCTGAGCGACCCGGCCCGCGAGGCTTGGGAAAAAATCCAAAACGATCCGCTCCCGGGGGACGTGCTGCTGGTCCTCAAGAAGGGGGGAGAGTCGGTCGATTATCTTGCGGGCAAGGTCGAAGCAGTCACCGAAACCGAGGTCGCGTTCGACTGGGACGGCGAACGAGTCCCCGTGAAGCGCGACAAGGTGGCGGCGGTGGCGTTCTATCGCGGCGAGACGGCGCCCGTGACGGAGCCGGTCTGCCGGTTGCGACTCGCCGGGGGTTGGAGCCTTGCCGCCGCGACCATCGTGCTTGCCGAGGGCGAACTGGCGGTCGGCACCCCCATGGGGCTTAGGCTGCGCGTCCCGTTGTCGGCGGCGGAGTCGGCCGACTTTTCGGCAGGAAAGCTTGCCTACCTCAGCGATCTCAAGCCGCTCGACGCCCGCTGGACGCCGCTCGTGGAGCTCCCCCCCGGGGCGACGCTGATCGCGAATTTCGGCAAACCGCGGTTCGATCGAGCCTTTGACGGCGGACCGCTGCGGGTCGTCGATCACGGGACCGCGGGAGCCCCCAGCGTCAGGGCGGCCTCCGAGGATTCATTTCCCAAAGGACTCGCGCTGCGGAGTCGCACGCAGATCGCGTACAACATTCCCCCGGGAATGACCCGGTTCGCGACCGTGGCGGGGATCGACCCGGCCTGTGCGGCGCAGGGCCGAGTGGAACTGACCGTGTACGGCGACGACGCCAAGCTGTGGTCGGGCGAGATCGCCGGCGTCGCTCCGCCGCAGGACGTCGTCGTCGAATTGGCTGGCTCGCGTCGGTTGCGCCTGGTCGTCGATTACGGCAAGAATTTGGACTACGGCGACCAGCTCCACTTGCTGGAGGCGCGATTCACGAAATGA
- a CDS encoding VWA domain-containing protein, with the protein MTRAVKVSWLFAALAPGLLAGAAQAADDGGSDHGLGTPSYHLSRLEQFDGPQAMWLTVATVGGLLAALAAWQYRREHVSLPGLAAWTLAGLRIVAVLGAIVFFLAPVKRTDRRVTTESRVEILVDSSQSMTIADEPAGGENRSRAAAAAALLADSPLVNQLRRQHDVQVRTFDAQTLRVATWSRQTEADDATPPTPSAPQPTDDDATSTAEPGAAKWTETLQPSGAATRLGDALAAVFDDSAAGPLAGVLVVTDGVQNGGLDPLAAADRAAAANVPLFTAGVGSTEPRRNARLQELVAPARAYPDDEVTIRALVSAEGLRGRRFNVELTARAKQGDASAAEMRIGVEPVEVTEDLQEAQVEFSFTPAEAGALELEARIEAPPEDAYAADDRATAEMVVVETSSRVLLIAGSATRDYRFLRNQLFRDRHATVDVLLQSAPAGISQESNRILTDFPADREQLFEYDCIAAFDPDWTRLDAAQIDLLEEWVADEAGGLIVVAGPVHTAAWVQGAEQAKIRSLYPVEFQRRLTLMDDGAYGSRTPWPLDFTRAGEEAAFLRLADAPDASRRSWDEFPGVYGCYAVKGPKPAATVYARYSDPDASITAELPAYFVEHFYGSGRVFYMGSGEMWRLRSVDPKYFEVLYTQLVRHVSQGRLLRGSSRGRLLVERDRYDVGEPVVLRAQLTTASREPYVAERVRARVTGPDGAGRNVELAADPQRAGTFVGQFTPTSEGSYRIELPVPDALDEQLSRRVQASAPDLEFRQTRRDEKLLAALAERTGGQYYAEAMTAATGGEGTPAVATLIPSRAETKTVRGKPDSAFTELLNKTLLGVICGALLLEWLLRRLYRLA; encoded by the coding sequence ATGACGCGGGCCGTGAAGGTCTCCTGGCTTTTCGCGGCGCTCGCGCCGGGGCTCTTGGCCGGCGCCGCGCAGGCTGCCGACGACGGCGGCTCTGATCACGGACTCGGCACGCCGAGCTACCACCTCTCGCGGCTCGAACAGTTTGACGGCCCGCAGGCAATGTGGCTCACGGTCGCGACGGTCGGGGGCCTGCTGGCGGCGCTTGCCGCGTGGCAGTATCGCCGCGAGCATGTCTCGTTGCCGGGCCTCGCGGCGTGGACGCTGGCCGGGTTGCGGATCGTCGCCGTGCTCGGGGCGATCGTGTTCTTTCTCGCCCCGGTCAAGCGGACCGATCGCCGCGTGACGACCGAATCGCGGGTGGAGATCCTCGTCGACTCCAGCCAAAGCATGACGATCGCCGACGAACCGGCGGGGGGCGAGAACCGCTCCCGTGCCGCCGCGGCCGCGGCGCTGTTGGCCGACTCGCCGCTGGTGAACCAACTCCGTCGGCAGCACGACGTGCAGGTGCGCACGTTCGACGCCCAGACCTTGCGCGTGGCGACGTGGTCGCGGCAGACTGAGGCCGACGATGCAACCCCTCCGACGCCCTCGGCGCCGCAACCGACGGACGACGACGCAACATCGACCGCCGAACCAGGCGCCGCCAAGTGGACCGAAACGCTCCAACCGTCCGGCGCGGCGACGCGCCTGGGCGATGCGCTGGCCGCGGTCTTTGACGATTCGGCCGCGGGACCGCTGGCCGGAGTGCTCGTCGTCACCGACGGCGTCCAAAACGGCGGGCTCGATCCGCTGGCCGCGGCCGATCGAGCTGCCGCCGCAAACGTGCCTCTCTTCACCGCGGGGGTCGGCTCGACCGAACCGCGCCGCAACGCGCGACTGCAGGAGCTCGTCGCCCCGGCGCGGGCGTATCCCGACGACGAGGTGACGATCCGTGCGCTCGTCTCGGCCGAAGGACTCCGCGGGCGGCGGTTCAACGTCGAACTGACGGCGCGCGCCAAACAGGGCGACGCCTCCGCGGCTGAAATGCGGATCGGCGTCGAGCCGGTCGAGGTGACCGAGGACTTGCAAGAGGCCCAGGTCGAATTCTCGTTCACCCCCGCCGAGGCCGGGGCCTTGGAACTGGAAGCGCGGATCGAAGCCCCCCCCGAAGACGCCTACGCCGCCGACGACCGTGCGACCGCCGAGATGGTCGTCGTCGAGACGAGCTCGCGGGTGTTGTTGATCGCCGGCTCGGCCACGCGCGACTACCGGTTCTTGCGCAATCAACTGTTCCGCGATCGGCACGCGACGGTCGATGTGCTGCTGCAATCGGCGCCGGCGGGGATCTCGCAGGAATCGAACCGGATCCTCACGGACTTCCCCGCCGACCGCGAGCAATTGTTCGAGTACGACTGCATCGCGGCCTTCGATCCCGACTGGACCCGGCTCGACGCCGCGCAGATCGATCTGCTGGAAGAGTGGGTCGCCGACGAAGCGGGGGGCCTCATCGTCGTCGCGGGCCCGGTCCACACGGCCGCATGGGTGCAGGGCGCCGAGCAGGCCAAAATTCGCAGCCTCTACCCGGTCGAGTTCCAGCGCCGGCTGACGCTGATGGACGACGGGGCGTACGGTTCCCGGACCCCTTGGCCGCTCGACTTCACCCGGGCCGGCGAGGAAGCGGCGTTCCTGCGGCTCGCCGACGCCCCCGACGCCAGCCGCCGCAGTTGGGACGAGTTCCCCGGCGTCTACGGCTGCTACGCGGTGAAGGGCCCCAAGCCGGCGGCGACCGTCTATGCCCGCTACAGCGACCCCGACGCGAGCATCACCGCCGAACTGCCGGCGTACTTCGTCGAGCATTTTTACGGATCCGGGCGCGTGTTCTACATGGGGAGCGGCGAGATGTGGCGGCTGCGATCAGTCGATCCCAAGTACTTCGAGGTCCTCTATACGCAACTCGTGCGGCACGTGAGCCAGGGGCGGCTCCTCCGCGGCTCCTCGCGGGGACGGCTGCTCGTCGAGCGCGATCGGTACGACGTCGGCGAGCCGGTGGTCCTCCGCGCCCAACTGACCACCGCCAGCCGCGAACCGTATGTCGCCGAGCGCGTGCGAGCGCGCGTCACCGGCCCCGACGGCGCCGGAAGAAACGTGGAACTGGCAGCCGATCCGCAGCGGGCCGGGACGTTTGTCGGGCAGTTCACGCCGACGAGCGAAGGCTCGTACCGGATCGAGCTCCCCGTCCCGGACGCGCTCGACGAACAACTGTCGCGGCGGGTTCAAGCGTCGGCCCCTGACCTCGAGTTTCGCCAAACGCGTCGCGACGAGAAGCTGCTCGCCGCGCTGGCCGAGCGTACCGGCGGGCAGTACTATGCCGAGGCGATGACCGCCGCGACCGGCGGCGAGGGGACGCCGGCCGTGGCGACGCTGATCCCCAGCCGAGCCGAAACCAAGACCGTCCGCGGCAAACCCGACAGCGCTTTTACCGAACTGCTCAACAAGACCCTGCTGGGCGTCATCTGCGGGGCGTTGTTGCTGGAATGGCTGCTGAGAAGATTGTATCGATTGGCGTGA
- a CDS encoding BatA domain-containing protein encodes MSFLFQSLLTVGLPLIAVPTLIHLINLRRRRKIEWAAMSFLLESQKRNKKWILLKQFLLLALRTAAIALAVFMLAGPVIPSDWGRLFGRGATHHVLLVDDSYSMSDQRDQRSAFGEAVRSALEIIRQADGRAERQLVTVLRFSEARALTAGDGAPWERRPLDAALLAELETALGKWRPGENDAGPLDALQAALRLPEPAPDETTIVYLLTDFRERQWQERTSLAQAAQRLGERVDQLRFVQCADEFHGNLAVTRLAPESGARAAGVETWMELAVANYGDKPATAVAVAIEQDGARLPAVVFDEIPPGEELAERFRVAFLEPGSHAATATLESDAVEADNRRQWTFDAPATYPVLVIDGSPDGDDGYFLTTALSPGGRNLNGWAPQVEPISYLRNHDKLAQYAAVFLLDVPRIDDADLEALEEYVEAGGGLAIFVGPTTGRDFFNNRLFRDGEGLAPAPLDVPTQLLAGGGSDEIDLRISEHPIFRVFRGQRNNYLPLAKVDFYYALEPDWQAPATAKVRTLASLRNGAPLVMEKQFGAGRVVVQLTKLSPRPTPLGTWNNLSLNPVFLVVANEMVGYLSSTRRTDDGRIAGLPLTVSLPEEEFEPKLRVIAPGVAGEGVIVTAETRDGVHAAQLSPAAAAGVWRLVLTRRDGQEVERLLAVNVPTGEGDLHITSARQLAERLQGVEYQYMQSSELSQDDDQLAGVQLRDALLYALLAALVLEQLVAYAASYHAPAAGRGA; translated from the coding sequence TTGTCCTTTCTGTTTCAATCGCTGCTGACCGTCGGGCTGCCGCTCATTGCGGTTCCGACGCTCATCCACCTGATCAATCTCCGCCGACGGCGGAAAATCGAATGGGCGGCGATGTCGTTTCTGCTCGAAAGCCAGAAGCGGAACAAGAAATGGATTCTGCTGAAGCAGTTCCTGCTGTTGGCTTTGCGGACCGCGGCGATTGCGCTGGCGGTGTTCATGCTGGCCGGGCCGGTCATTCCCTCGGACTGGGGCCGGCTGTTCGGCCGGGGGGCGACGCATCACGTGCTCTTGGTCGACGACAGTTACTCGATGTCAGACCAACGGGACCAGCGGTCCGCGTTCGGCGAGGCGGTGCGCTCGGCCCTGGAAATCATCCGGCAGGCCGACGGACGGGCCGAGCGGCAACTTGTGACCGTGCTCCGGTTCTCGGAAGCACGGGCCCTCACGGCCGGGGACGGCGCCCCGTGGGAGCGGCGACCGCTCGATGCGGCGCTCTTGGCGGAGTTGGAAACGGCGCTCGGCAAATGGCGCCCCGGCGAGAATGACGCGGGCCCGCTCGACGCACTGCAGGCGGCGCTCCGACTCCCCGAGCCGGCGCCCGACGAGACGACGATCGTTTACCTCCTGACCGACTTCCGCGAGCGACAGTGGCAGGAGCGAACCTCCTTGGCTCAGGCGGCCCAGCGGCTGGGCGAACGAGTCGACCAACTGCGGTTCGTGCAGTGCGCCGACGAGTTCCACGGCAATCTGGCCGTTACGCGGCTCGCCCCCGAGAGCGGCGCCCGGGCCGCGGGTGTCGAGACCTGGATGGAGCTGGCCGTGGCGAACTACGGCGACAAGCCCGCGACGGCGGTCGCGGTGGCGATTGAACAAGACGGCGCCCGGCTCCCCGCGGTGGTCTTCGACGAGATCCCCCCTGGCGAGGAACTCGCCGAACGGTTCCGCGTCGCATTCCTCGAACCAGGCTCCCACGCGGCGACCGCGACGCTCGAATCGGACGCGGTCGAGGCCGACAACCGCCGCCAATGGACGTTCGACGCCCCCGCGACTTACCCGGTGCTCGTCATCGACGGTTCGCCGGACGGGGACGACGGCTACTTCCTCACGACCGCGCTGAGCCCGGGCGGACGGAATCTCAACGGTTGGGCGCCGCAGGTCGAGCCGATCAGTTATCTTCGCAATCACGACAAGCTCGCCCAATACGCGGCGGTCTTCTTGCTCGACGTCCCGCGGATCGACGACGCCGACCTCGAGGCGCTCGAAGAGTACGTCGAGGCGGGGGGCGGGTTGGCGATCTTCGTCGGGCCGACGACCGGGCGCGACTTCTTCAACAACCGGCTCTTCCGAGACGGCGAAGGCCTGGCGCCGGCCCCGCTCGACGTGCCGACGCAACTCCTCGCTGGCGGCGGGAGCGACGAGATCGATCTTCGCATCTCCGAGCATCCGATCTTCCGCGTCTTCCGCGGCCAGCGAAACAACTATCTGCCGCTGGCGAAGGTCGATTTCTACTACGCGCTCGAACCTGACTGGCAAGCCCCCGCGACGGCGAAGGTCCGCACGCTCGCCTCGCTTCGCAACGGCGCCCCGCTGGTCATGGAGAAGCAGTTCGGCGCGGGGCGGGTCGTCGTGCAACTCACGAAGCTGTCGCCCCGGCCCACGCCGCTGGGGACCTGGAACAACCTGAGTCTCAATCCCGTATTCCTCGTCGTGGCGAACGAGATGGTCGGCTACCTGTCGTCGACCCGGCGGACCGACGACGGCCGCATCGCCGGGCTGCCGCTGACGGTCTCGTTGCCGGAAGAGGAGTTCGAACCGAAACTGCGGGTCATCGCCCCCGGGGTTGCGGGGGAAGGGGTCATTGTCACGGCCGAGACGCGCGACGGCGTCCACGCGGCCCAGCTCTCGCCCGCCGCCGCGGCGGGGGTGTGGCGGCTTGTGCTCACGCGCCGTGACGGCCAGGAGGTCGAGCGGCTCCTGGCGGTCAACGTGCCGACGGGCGAAGGCGATCTCCACATCACCAGCGCGCGCCAACTCGCCGAACGGCTCCAGGGAGTCGAATACCAATACATGCAATCCTCCGAGCTTTCGCAGGACGACGACCAGCTCGCCGGCGTGCAACTGCGCGACGCGCTGCTGTACGCCCTGCTGGCGGCGCTGGTGCTCGAGCAGCTCGTCGCCTATGCGGCCAGTTATCACGCCCCCGCGGCGGGGAGGGGCGCATGA
- a CDS encoding DUF58 domain-containing protein, protein MTPDSKRFLHPEAIRRIGRLELRARHVVEGFLSGLHRSPYFGQSVEFLQHRQYAPGDDLRHVDWKAWAKQDKLYVKQFEEDANMRVTLLVDVSASMRYGSGDLNKYEYAATVAASLAYLLLRQHDGAACIAFDEGIRARTPLRSTQNHLAAIVKALDANPPRDKTDAGAVLSEIAEASPRRGLMIVVSDLLGDVGSTLRGLRLLRQRGHDVIVLHVLDDDELDFPFDGPTRFEGLELPETLNCNPRALREGYLAALRQFLEALRHGCARDAVDYTLLRTSQPLDAALAALLTRRLAAYRTR, encoded by the coding sequence ATGACGCCCGATTCAAAGCGATTTTTGCATCCTGAGGCGATTCGCCGAATCGGTCGACTCGAGCTGCGCGCCCGGCACGTCGTCGAGGGATTCCTCAGCGGCCTGCACCGCAGCCCGTATTTCGGCCAGTCGGTCGAGTTTCTGCAGCACCGCCAGTACGCGCCGGGGGACGACCTCCGGCATGTCGACTGGAAGGCGTGGGCCAAGCAGGACAAGCTGTACGTCAAGCAGTTCGAGGAAGACGCCAACATGCGCGTCACGCTGCTGGTCGACGTGTCGGCCAGCATGCGCTACGGCTCGGGGGATTTGAACAAGTACGAGTATGCCGCGACGGTCGCCGCGAGTCTGGCCTATCTGCTGTTGCGGCAGCACGACGGGGCGGCGTGCATTGCGTTCGACGAGGGGATCCGAGCGCGCACCCCGCTGCGAAGCACGCAGAATCACTTGGCGGCGATCGTCAAGGCGCTCGATGCGAACCCGCCCCGGGACAAGACGGACGCGGGCGCCGTCCTGTCCGAGATCGCCGAAGCGAGCCCGCGCCGAGGGCTGATGATCGTGGTGAGCGATCTGCTGGGGGACGTCGGCTCGACCCTCCGGGGCTTGCGGCTCTTGCGGCAGCGGGGGCACGACGTGATCGTGCTCCATGTGCTCGACGACGACGAACTCGACTTCCCGTTCGACGGGCCGACTCGGTTCGAAGGCTTGGAGCTCCCCGAGACGCTCAACTGCAACCCGCGGGCGCTTCGCGAGGGGTACCTCGCCGCGCTCCGACAATTCCTGGAAGCGCTGCGTCACGGGTGCGCCCGGGACGCGGTCGACTATACGTTGCTGCGAACGAGCCAGCCGCTCGACGCAGCGCTGGCGGCGCTTTTGACGCGGCGACTGGCGGCGTATCGGACGAGGTGA
- a CDS encoding MoxR family ATPase codes for MSLSEGTPADGQIVERLAGAMGRIREQLGQVIVGQDQVVELLLVSLFSRGHCMLEGVPGLAKTLLISTLARTLNLSFSRIQFTPDLMPADITGTDIIEENKTTGRRELRFLEGPLFSNVILADEINRTPPKTQAALLEAMQERQITVGRVRHQLSDPFFVLATQNPIEQEGTYPLPEAQQDRFMFKVLVRYPSFDEEFEVARRTTARVQDAVQAVVSPEEILELQSLVRETPASDHVLRYTLSLVRQTRVGEPTTPAFVTEQLAWGAGPRAVQFLIVGAKARALMHGRTHVTVQDVAALAKPVLRHRIVVNFAAQSDGVTADDVIDRLLEGTPKLEDELANDARFKAIFAS; via the coding sequence ATGAGTTTGTCTGAAGGAACCCCGGCCGATGGCCAGATTGTGGAGCGGTTGGCAGGCGCCATGGGCCGCATTCGCGAGCAATTGGGGCAAGTGATCGTCGGGCAGGATCAGGTCGTCGAACTGCTGCTGGTCAGCCTGTTCAGCCGCGGGCATTGCATGCTCGAGGGGGTGCCGGGGCTCGCCAAGACGCTGCTGATCAGCACGCTCGCCCGGACGCTGAACTTGTCGTTCAGCCGGATCCAATTCACCCCCGACCTGATGCCGGCCGACATCACCGGCACCGACATCATCGAGGAGAACAAGACGACCGGCCGCCGCGAGTTGCGATTCCTGGAAGGGCCCTTGTTCTCGAACGTCATCCTGGCCGACGAAATCAACCGCACCCCCCCCAAGACCCAGGCGGCCTTGCTCGAGGCGATGCAGGAACGGCAAATCACGGTCGGGCGCGTGCGGCATCAGCTCTCCGACCCGTTCTTCGTCCTGGCGACGCAGAACCCGATCGAACAGGAAGGGACCTACCCGCTCCCTGAAGCGCAGCAAGACCGGTTCATGTTCAAGGTGCTGGTGCGATACCCGTCGTTCGACGAGGAGTTCGAGGTCGCTCGCCGCACGACCGCTCGGGTGCAGGACGCGGTGCAGGCGGTCGTGTCGCCCGAGGAGATCCTCGAGCTGCAATCCCTGGTCCGCGAGACGCCGGCCAGCGACCACGTGCTGCGGTATACGCTGTCGCTGGTACGGCAGACCCGCGTCGGCGAGCCGACGACCCCCGCGTTCGTCACCGAGCAGTTGGCGTGGGGCGCTGGACCGCGGGCCGTGCAGTTTCTGATCGTCGGGGCCAAGGCCCGGGCGCTGATGCACGGGCGGACGCATGTGACGGTGCAGGACGTTGCCGCCTTGGCCAAGCCGGTGCTGCGGCACCGTATCGTCGTCAACTTCGCCGCCCAAAGCGACGGCGTCACTGCCGACGACGTGATCGATCGGCTGTTGGAGGGAACGCCCAAACTCGAGGACGAACTGGCGAATGACGCCCGATTCAAAGCGATTTTTGCATCCTGA
- a CDS encoding terpene cyclase/mutase family protein, protein MQFRLSKLTSTVAFAALACLCAAPSLAEPIDPETRQAVSRGLDWLAHQQHQLGSWTAQGRYPTAMTSLAGLAMLCEGSTTTQGKYAENIRRAVDFLTRRARPNGLIGDQDDDRYTYGHGFAMLFLSEVLGEEEDVERQQELIRILAKAVEFTGYAQTKDGGWGYVSAKDGGGFDEGSTTITQVQGLRSCRNAGVPVPKEIIDKAVKYIHGCTLKDGAVQYSSKGGGGRPAITAAAVACLFNAGEYDDDYVPRMLEYCRANLDPTASDSFGHWHYAHFYYAQVQYREGGDVWEQYRRAIRKRLLTEATETKVADETVVFWQQGYVGPVYTTALNLIMLQLDNACLPIYQR, encoded by the coding sequence ATGCAATTCCGCCTGAGCAAACTGACATCGACTGTCGCCTTCGCCGCGTTGGCTTGCCTGTGTGCAGCGCCGTCGCTGGCGGAGCCGATCGATCCCGAGACGCGGCAGGCGGTGTCCCGGGGGCTCGATTGGCTCGCCCACCAGCAGCACCAACTGGGAAGTTGGACCGCGCAAGGGCGGTACCCGACGGCGATGACTTCGCTGGCCGGGTTGGCCATGTTGTGCGAAGGGTCGACGACGACCCAGGGAAAGTACGCCGAAAACATCCGCCGGGCGGTCGACTTCCTCACCCGCCGCGCCCGTCCCAACGGGCTGATCGGCGATCAGGACGACGACCGCTACACCTACGGCCACGGGTTTGCGATGCTGTTTCTGTCGGAGGTCCTGGGAGAGGAGGAGGACGTCGAGCGGCAACAGGAATTGATTCGCATCCTCGCCAAGGCGGTCGAGTTCACCGGCTACGCCCAAACTAAGGACGGCGGCTGGGGCTACGTCAGCGCCAAGGACGGCGGGGGGTTCGACGAGGGCTCGACGACGATCACCCAGGTGCAGGGCCTGCGAAGCTGCCGCAACGCGGGGGTCCCGGTCCCCAAGGAGATTATCGACAAGGCGGTCAAGTACATCCACGGCTGCACGCTTAAGGACGGGGCGGTCCAGTACAGCTCGAAGGGAGGCGGCGGGCGCCCGGCGATCACCGCCGCGGCAGTGGCCTGCCTGTTCAACGCCGGCGAGTACGACGACGACTACGTGCCGCGGATGCTGGAGTACTGCCGGGCGAACCTCGATCCGACGGCCAGCGACAGCTTCGGCCACTGGCACTACGCCCACTTCTACTACGCCCAGGTGCAATACCGCGAGGGAGGGGACGTGTGGGAACAATACCGCCGCGCCATCCGCAAACGCCTGCTGACCGAGGCGACCGAGACCAAAGTCGCCGACGAGACGGTCGTCTTCTGGCAACAGGGCTACGTCGGACCGGTGTATACGACCGCACTGAACCTGATCATGCTGCAACTGGACAATGCCTGCTTGCCGATTTATCAGCGGTGA